Proteins found in one Microbacterium sp. LWS13-1.2 genomic segment:
- the kynA gene encoding tryptophan 2,3-dioxygenase, whose translation MSVERNTRAIEGTVVTDFQDRMSYGGYLDLPTLLSAQRPLSDPEHHDELLFIVQHQTTELWLKLVLHELGAACRLLREDQLAPALKCIARVKHIQKTLTEQWSVLATLTPAEYGQFRGVLGNASGFQSAQYRAVEFTLGNKNAAMLRVFESDPAAHALIQAALEAPSLYDEFLGLLARSGYPIPAAVLERDVTTAWTYAPELVPVFTEIYRDPQTHWAAYETCEELVDLEDNFQLWRFRHLKTVERIIGFKTGTGGSSGVPFLQRALDLTFFPELYAVRTEL comes from the coding sequence GTGAGCGTCGAACGCAATACCCGGGCGATCGAGGGAACGGTCGTCACCGATTTCCAGGACCGCATGAGCTATGGCGGCTACCTCGATCTGCCCACCCTGCTGTCTGCCCAGCGACCGCTCAGTGACCCTGAGCATCACGACGAGCTGCTGTTCATCGTTCAGCACCAGACCACCGAGCTGTGGCTGAAGCTCGTGCTGCACGAGCTCGGCGCCGCCTGCCGGCTGCTGCGCGAGGACCAGCTCGCTCCCGCGCTGAAGTGCATCGCCCGCGTGAAGCACATCCAGAAGACGCTGACCGAGCAGTGGTCGGTGCTCGCGACGCTGACGCCCGCCGAGTACGGGCAGTTCCGCGGCGTGCTGGGCAACGCCAGCGGCTTCCAGTCCGCGCAGTACCGTGCGGTCGAGTTCACGCTCGGGAACAAGAACGCCGCGATGCTGCGGGTGTTCGAGTCGGATCCCGCCGCGCATGCGCTCATCCAGGCGGCGCTCGAGGCGCCGAGCCTCTACGACGAGTTCCTCGGACTGCTCGCACGGTCGGGCTATCCGATCCCCGCGGCCGTGCTCGAGCGCGACGTGACGACGGCGTGGACCTACGCCCCCGAGCTCGTCCCCGTGTTCACCGAGATCTACCGCGACCCGCAGACGCACTGGGCCGCATACGAGACCTGCGAGGAGCTCGTCGACCTGGAGGACAACTTCCAGCTCTGGCGCTTCCGTCATCTCAAGACCGTCGAGCGCATCATCGGGTTCAAGACCGGAACCGGGGGCTCCAGCGGTGTGCCGTTCCTGCAGCGCGCGCTCGATCTGACCTTCTTCCCCGAGCTGTACGCGGTGCGGACGGAGCTGTGA